One genomic region from Epinephelus fuscoguttatus linkage group LG6, E.fuscoguttatus.final_Chr_v1 encodes:
- the snx2 gene encoding sorting nexin-2 gives MADTARDPPPEHTDFHELEDGEDLFPEPAATLESGPASLPTEDISTNSNGPKQDSLFDDDPEDLFAEATEEVSLDSPERDVLLSDGPSPAITPITPPTSVITPRIGLPHDDMFTHSSFDEIEEEEACDSFDMHISVSDPEKVGDGMNAYMAYKVTIKTSMSLFKSNDFSVKRRFSDFLGLHSKLASKYLHVGYIVPPAPEKSIVGMTKVKVGKEDQSSNEFVEKRRSALERYLMRTVKHPILLKDPDVLQFLESSELPRAVSTQALSSAGLLRMVNKAADAVNKMTIKMNESDAWFEEKQQHFENLDVQLRKLHASVESLVCHRKELSVNTAQFAKSAAMLGNSEDHTALSRALSQLAEVEEKIDQLHQDQANADFYLFSELLGDYVRLITAVKGVFDHRMKTWQKWQDSQMLLQKKREAEAKLQFNNKPDKLQQAKDEIKELEGKVQQGERDFEQISKTIRKEVSRFEKERVKDFKTIIIKYLESLVQTQQQLIKYWEAFLPEAKAIS, from the exons ATGGCGGACACAGCCAGGGACCCTCCACCGGAGCACACCGACTTCCATGAGCTGGAGGACGGGGAGGACCTGTTCCCGGAGCCGGCCGCCACactggag tcaGGACCAGCCAGTCTACCAACTGAGGACATCAGCACCAACTCAAATGGACCCAAACAGGATTCACTGTTCGATGACGATCCAGAGGACCTGTTCGCAG AGGCCACAGAGGAGGTTTCGTTGGACAGCCCAGAGAGAGACGTCCTGCTGTCTGACGGCCCGTCGCCTGCCATCACCCCCATCACTCCTCCCACCTCCGTCATCACCCCTCGCATTGGCCTCCCCCACGACGACATGTTCACACACTCCTCCTTCGATGAG attgaagaggaggaggcctGCGATTCATTTGACATGCACATATCGGTGTCTGACCCTGAGAAAGTGG gtgATGGGATGAATGCGTACATGGCCTACAAAGTGACGATCAAG ACCAGCATGTCTCTGTTCAAGAGCAATGACTTCTCAGTAAAAAGGCGTTTCAGTGATTTTCTGGGTCTGCACAGTAAACTGGCCTCCAAGTACCTGCACGTAGGCTACATCGTCCCCCCCGCACCAGAGAAAAGCATTGTGG GGATGACCAAGGTGAAGGTGGGGAAGGAGGACCAGTCGTCCAACGAGTTTGTGGAGAAGAGGAGGTCGGCACTGGAGAG GTATCTGATGAGAACAGTGAAGCATCCCATCCTGCTGAAGGATCCTGACGTCCTGCAGTTTCTGGAGAGTTCagag TTGCCGCGGGCAGTCAGCACTCAGGCTCTGAGCAGCGCCGGACTCCTCCGAATGGTCAACAAGGCCGCAGACGCCGTCAACAAGATGACCATCAAGATGAACGAGTCGGACGCT tggtttgaggagaagcagcagcattttgagAATCTGGACGTTCAGCTGAGGAAACTTCACGCCAGCGTGGAGTCTCTGGTCTGTCACAGGAAAG aGCTGTCCGTGAACACGGCGCAGTTCGCCAAGTCGGCGGCCATGTTGGGGAACAGCGAGGACCACACGGCTCTGTCCCGAGCTCTGTCCCAGCTGGCCGAGGTGGAGGAGAAGATCGACCAGCTGCACCAGGACCAGGCCAACGCAGACTTCTACCTCTTCTCCGAGTTACTGGGCGACTATGTGCGCCTCATCACCGCCGTCAAG ggtgtGTTTGACCACCGTATGAAGACGTGGCAGAAGTGGCAGGACAGTCAGATGCTGCTGCAGAAGAAACGAGAAGCTGAAGCCAAACTGCAGTTCAACAACAAACCGGACAAACTGCAGCAGGCCAAAGACGAGATCAAAGAG ctggAGGGGAAGGTCCAGCAGGGTGAGAGAGACTTTGAACAAATCTCCAAAACCATACGCAAAGAAGTCAGCAGGTTCGAG aaagagagagtgaaggaCTTTAAAACGATCATTATCAAATATCTGGAGTCACTGGTTCAGACACAACAGCAG CTGATAAAATACTGGGAGGCCTTCTTACCCGAGGCCAAGGCCATCTCATag
- the rnf214 gene encoding RING finger protein 214 produces the protein MAACEETASLSTEEELLVRQEEEEEEEEDDLELALANMRLEDLLQKVQAVQTDSTTVESGVNTEPDWESQVEAMLEYSSSLMERYDSLMKKQDEEGEAHEKHKQQVLKKKEEATRQHQALLEKLESLRVKLQLNDSKATRKNFLVKKQEMTSEKNRVEEERNRLAKELEESERKLTALTEEQSEEQRRWQEELDELRQEMERVRKEAQEAELLALKDEIVATEKQRDVAMARIEAWLSEVRQYLNTLRVEFPQQYPHERQKWEKKEGLVRRSREELQSRFQEVLQQLQQGRELESLPRINMPSLPQLPMADLRFNQVMQSLVRPQFMPPPPTVPMNRPLHPPRHPHFYQQYQPPHHPQYRHHYTHRPPPPIQQFQPPLPPQHQPHFQPHIRAQMRVTPPPSLSPSPPVQPIYPVAPSPPAPAAAAAAPSPTPATSAPAGKLDKVLEKLGTCFPQCNKAQLTSLLQQVKSSRGTLSGMSMEELIEQVGFKLMQNERSAPGPISRPTPPGPIQRPTPPPQRAPAAAAAGGGQPVGARKLCLMCQNHVDPESRHPLSCSHTIHRDCIRVWLQSSKNNSCPFCPGK, from the exons ATGGCTGCTTGCGAGGAAACAGCCAGCTTGTCCACAGAGGAAGAGCTCCTAGTCcggcaggaggaagaggaagaagaggaggaggatgacctGGAGCTAGCATTAGCAAACATGAGATTGGAAG ACCTGCTGCAGaaggtgcaggctgtgcagaCGGACAGCACGACCGTAGAGTCGGGCGTCAACACGGAGCCGGACTGGGAGAGTCAGGTGGAGGCCATGTTGGAGTACAGCTCCAGCCTGATGGAGCGGTACGACAGTCTGATGAAGAAGCAGGACGAAGAAGGGGAGGCGCAcgagaaacacaaacaacaagtgctgaagaagaaggaggaggccACCCGCCAGCACCAg GCTCTTCTGGAGAAACTGGAGTCTCTGCGAGTCAAACTGCAGCTGAACGACTCGAAAGCCACGAGGAAGAACTTCTTAGTcaagaaacaggaaatgacatcagaGAAGAACAGAgttgaggaggagaggaacag gCTGGCCAAGGAGCTGGAGGAAAGCGAGAGGAAGCTCACGGCTCTCACGGAGGAGCAGAGTGAGGAGCAGCGGAGGTGGCAGGAGGAGCTGGACGAGCTGAGGCAGGAGATGGAGCGAGTGAGGAAGGAGGCACAGGAAGCCGAGCTGCTGGCCTTAAAGGATGAGATCGTCGCCACGGAGAAGCAGAGGGACGTCGCCATGGCTCGCATCGAGGCCTGGCTCAGTGAG GTGCGTCAGTACCTGAACACTCTCCGGGTGGAGTTCCCTCAGCAGTACCCTCACGAGAGGCAGAAGTGGGAGAAGAAGGAAGGTCTAGTCCGGAGGAGCCGGGAGGAGCTCCAGAGCCGCTTCCAGGAggttctgcagcagctgcagcagggcCGTGAGTTAGAGTCCCTGCCCAGGATTAACATGCCGTCCCTGCCGCAGCTCCCCATG GCTGACCTGCGATTCAACCAAGTGATGCAGTCACTGGTCCGCCCCCAGTTCATGCCCCCTCCTCCCACAGTTCCAATGAACCGACCCCTCCATCCCCCGAGACACCCACACTTTTATCAGCAGTACCAGCCTCCTCACCACCCCCAATACCGCCACCACTACACACACCGCCCACCACCACCCATACAACAGTTCCAGCCCCCCCTCCCACCCCAGCACCAGCCTCACTTCCAGCCTCACATCAGAGCTCAGATGAGGGTGACTCCGCCTCCCAGTCTCTCCCCGTCCCCTCCTGTTCAGCCCATCTACCCTGTAGCTCCATCCCCGCCTGCCCCCGCCGCTGCTGCCGCCgctccctctcccactcctgCCACCTCTGCCCCTGCTGGCAAACTCGACAAAGTCCTGGAGAAGCTCGGAACCTGCTTCCCACAATGCAACAAGGCTCAGCTGACCTCGCTGCTCCAGCAGGTGAAGAGCTCCCGCGGCACGCTGTCTGGCATGTCCATGGAGGAGCTCATCGAGCAGGTCGGCTTCAAGCTGATGCAAAATGAGCGGTCGGCCCCGGGGCCCATCAGCCGGCCCACGCCCCCCGGCCCCATCCAGAGGCCAACACCTCCCCCACAGAGAGCGCcagcagcggcggcggcagGTGGAGGTCAACCTGTCGGGGCTCGTAAACTGTGCCTCATGTGTCAGAACCACGTGGATCCAGAGAGCCGCCACCCGCTGAGCTGCTCACACACCATCCACAGAGACTGCATCAGAGTGTGGCTGCAGTCCAGCAAGAACAACTCGTGCCCCTTCTGCCCGGGGAAGTGA